In Bacteroidales bacterium, one DNA window encodes the following:
- a CDS encoding phosphoglucosamine mutase: protein MPIIKSISGIRGTLGEKMGEGLDPVLIVQYCLAFATLLKTENKKKITVVVGRDGRVSGEIFESLVVSAMRAAGADVIQTGYTTTPTLEMAVIMSKADAGIILTASHNPANWNALKFFNKNGEFISPETGKKLLELIEKNDFICADEKNLGSISYDDTFMHKHVEAVLNLPIINKKAIADAGFFVVADVINSTGGLILPILFDALNVKYKIINNSDYGKFAHNPEPLPQHLTELSSEVVANKADLGISVDPDVDRLALICENGEMFGEEYTLVAAADFVLSHKIGNTVSNLSSSQALKDITLQKGGKYYASAVGEVNVVNKMKEVDAVIGGEGNGGVIYPELHYGRDAV from the coding sequence ATGCCTATTATTAAGAGTATAAGTGGAATTCGCGGTACGCTTGGCGAAAAAATGGGCGAAGGACTTGATCCAGTATTGATTGTGCAATATTGCTTGGCTTTTGCTACATTGCTGAAAACTGAAAATAAAAAGAAAATAACCGTAGTCGTTGGGAGAGACGGTAGAGTTTCTGGTGAAATCTTTGAAAGTCTCGTTGTGTCAGCGATGCGTGCTGCGGGTGCAGATGTAATCCAAACAGGATACACAACTACGCCAACCTTAGAAATGGCTGTGATTATGTCAAAGGCTGACGCAGGAATTATTTTAACAGCAAGCCACAATCCAGCTAATTGGAATGCACTTAAATTTTTTAATAAAAATGGTGAATTTATTTCGCCAGAAACGGGCAAAAAGTTACTTGAATTAATTGAAAAGAATGATTTTATTTGTGCTGATGAAAAAAATCTAGGAAGTATTTCCTATGATGATACTTTCATGCACAAACATGTAGAAGCTGTTTTAAATCTGCCCATCATTAACAAAAAAGCTATTGCAGATGCAGGTTTCTTTGTTGTAGCAGATGTTATAAACTCTACTGGTGGGCTGATTTTACCTATTCTTTTTGACGCTTTAAATGTTAAATATAAAATCATAAACAATAGTGATTACGGCAAGTTTGCTCATAATCCTGAGCCACTTCCGCAGCATTTAACGGAATTATCAAGCGAGGTAGTCGCTAATAAAGCTGATTTAGGCATTTCTGTTGACCCAGATGTTGACAGACTTGCTTTAATTTGCGAAAATGGCGAAATGTTTGGCGAAGAATATACTTTAGTTGCTGCTGCCGACTTCGTTTTATCTCATAAAATAGGAAATACTGTTTCAAATCTTAGCTCATCGCAAGCACTTAAAGACATTACATTGCAGAAAGGCGGAAAATACTACGCTTCTGCTGTTGGCGAAGTGAATGTTGTTAATAAAATGAAGGAAGTTGATGCAGTTATTGGTGGCGAAGGCAATGGGGGAGTGATTTATCCCGAACTTCATTATGGTAGAGATGCTGTT
- the gpmA gene encoding 2,3-diphosphoglycerate-dependent phosphoglycerate mutase has translation MKTLVLLRHGESEYNSQNRFTGWTDVDLSEKGIIEAKNAGKALKENNFEFDIAYTSVLRRAIKTLWLALEEMDRMWLPVKHSWRLNEKHYGILQGLNKSEMAAKYGEEQVLLWRRAYDVRPPLLEEADVKHFLNEARYKDVDNLMYMRGECLKDTVGRVIPLWENEIAPALKNGKRVLVTAHGNSLRAVVKYLEGMSDEAILKYNIPTGIPLVYTLDDNLKVVSSKFLADEATLKAALDKVAGQGKAK, from the coding sequence ATGAAAACATTAGTATTATTAAGACACGGAGAAAGTGAATATAACAGTCAAAATCGTTTTACTGGTTGGACAGATGTTGATTTAAGCGAAAAAGGAATAATCGAAGCGAAAAATGCAGGCAAAGCCTTAAAAGAAAATAATTTTGAATTTGATATTGCATATACATCTGTATTAAGAAGAGCTATAAAAACATTGTGGCTGGCTTTGGAAGAGATGGACAGAATGTGGCTGCCAGTAAAACATTCATGGCGACTAAATGAAAAACATTATGGTATTTTGCAAGGATTGAATAAGTCTGAAATGGCAGCAAAATATGGCGAGGAACAAGTTTTATTATGGCGTCGTGCTTATGATGTACGTCCACCATTGCTAGAAGAAGCTGATGTTAAGCATTTCTTAAATGAAGCTAGATACAAAGATGTAGATAACTTAATGTATATGAGAGGTGAGTGCCTTAAAGATACAGTTGGGCGTGTAATTCCTCTTTGGGAAAACGAAATAGCTCCAGCTTTGAAAAATGGAAAACGCGTTTTAGTTACAGCTCATGGCAATAGCTTGAGAGCTGTGGTTAAGTATCTTGAGGGAATGAGTGATGAAGCTATTTTAAAATACAATATACCAACAGGAATTCCTCTCGTTTACACCCTTGACGATAATTTGAAAGTTGTTTCATCTAAATTTTTGGCAGATGAAGCAACTCTTAAAGCAGCGTTAGATAAAGTAGCAGGGCAGGGAAAAGCTAAATAA